Genomic window (Paenibacillus sp. 37):
ATCGATTTAGCCATCTGCATAATTCCTCCAACTCCAGAACAGCCTAAGAAGCAAAGCGCATACTGGAATAGAAAGGAATATACGTATGGACTGGATATGGAAATCTGTTTTACTTGTACTTATCGGCATGATTCTCCTGCGAATTGCAGGACGTAAGTCGATCTCACAGATGAGTGTTGCCACAACGGTCATCATGATCTCCATCGGAACAACGATTGTACAGCCCATCGCGAATCATGAGCTTGGCAAAGCGATTGGATCAGCATCGGTATTCATTTTGACGTTACTTGTGGTGGAACAACTGCAATTGAAATTTAATATTTTTGAACGGTTAATGAGTGGCAGTTCCAAAATTGTGGTAGAGGACGGGAAGGTCATTATACCCAATCTGAAACGTATGCGTTATACGATGGATCAGCTTGAGATGCATATGCGGCAGAACGGAATTACAAGTGTAGATGATCTGGAGACGGCAACCGTGGAACCCAATGGTCAACTTGGTTATGTCCTGAAACGACATGCTCGTCCCGTGACGATTGGAGATCTGGAAGAGATCCTACGAAGTTATGCGATTACAGGTAGTAATCCAGCAACGGGAGAACACCCCCAACAAGACAACAGCAGCAAGCCTTCAACGCATAGCGATAACTCCACAGATATTTTCCAAGAAGTTAGCAAAGGTGCTCATGCTCATCCCGTTGATCCTAAGCTTCAATAGTTGATCCCGACCCCCACCTCAAACAAAAGACCGGCCCTGTGAGCACTTAACAACATTGCTCCATCAGGTACGGTCTATGTTCACTTCAATTGATTATTTCGAAAGATTGCTCCACGTCATCCAAACGAAGATATAGTCCCAATCACCGTGTACTCAGGTAAGCAATACCCAGGCCACCCGTAACCGGATTCTTATAGATTTCACAGTCTACATCGAACACCTCACCAATCATCTCGCGAGTCAGAATATCAGCGGGTTTGCCATGGACCACAATCTGGCCCTTTTTCACCACATAGAGATAATCGCAATATTCTGCGGCGAGTTCAAGATCATGCAACGCTGCCAATATGCCAATGCCGAGTCCACGGACAATATTCAGAATTTGAAGTTGGTATTTGATGTCCAGATGGTTCGTCGGCTCGTCCAGGATCAGGAATTGAGGTTGCTGTGCCAGGACACGCGCCAATACGACACGCTGTTTCTCTCCACCCGACAGAGACACGTAATTGCGGTCTGCATGTCCAGTCAGATGTACTTTTTCCAAAGCCTGTTCCACAATTTCGTGGTCCCGTTCATTATCCGTCTCCAGCATTTTTTTGTGCGGGGTACGCCCCATCATGACCATCTCGCGCACCGTAAAATCAAAACTCAATTCATTAAACTGGCCAACAACGCCCATATGTCTGGATACAACCTTTGGGCTGGATTTGAGAATATCGGTATGGTCCAGAAAAACCTTGCCTTGCTGAGGTTTGATCACTTTATAGATGCTCTTGAGTAGCGTTGACTTCCCACAACCATTCGGTCCGATCAGTCCAACGAACTGTTTGCCGTCCACCTGTAAAGATATGTCCTTGATGATGTCCGTGTTCAGCACAGAGATGGATACATTTTCTACGTTCAGCTTCATGTTTAATTTCCTCCAAAACCGTAGCCTTTTTTGACCAGCATATACATAAACATGGGTGCACCAATCATGGCTGTAATAATACCGATTGGCAACTCCACGCTGGATATCAGGGATCTTGCGATCACATCCGTCCAAATCAGGAAAATGGCTCCAAACAGCACGGATACAGGCATCACTTTACGATGGTCGGAACCCACCAGACCTCTGACGATATGCGGAATAATGAGTCCCACAAAACCAATCATGCCACAGCTCGCCACCATGACGCCTGTCACCAAAGCGGTTAACAGCATGTACACCCTGCGGTACACACTCAGATTAATGCCCAGTGTGACAGCTGCTTCATCCCCCAATAACATCGTATTGAGAACTCTGGACTGTAAAAGGAAGAATAGAATCGCCACCAGCACGACGATACCTACGAGTGGAAGCTTGTTCCATCCAGAAGACGCCAGACTGCCCATGGTCCAGAATGTCACCGTTTTGATGCCTTCAGCATTGTTGGCAAAATAAATAATAAAGTTCGAAAATGCGCTGCACAGCGCGTTAATCACCATTCCGGCAAGCACCAGCTTGACCGACGTCATTTTCCCCCGAATCCCTGCCAAAGTCAGGACCAGTAAGGATGCACCCATCGCTCCGGCAAAGGCCCAGAAAGCCACCCCGGTCTGACCAAGCCACCCAATTGCACCGAATCCAATGAGAATCGCAAAGGTTGCTCCAAGTGAAGCACCTGAGGATATACCCAGTATGTATGGATCAGCCAGTGGGTTCTGCACAGCAGCCTGCATAACAGTACCGCACAAGGCCAAGCCTGAACCGATAAACATCGCCATCAGCACACGCGGGAAACGAATCTGCCAGATGATATCGGTAAAGGAACCTGCCTCAATGGGTGTTGTTCCCCACTGGAATCCCGTTAATTTGTACAAAAGAATACGATATGATTCCGCCAGCGGAATACGAACCTGTCCAATGGAAACCGCGATTCCTACAGAAATAAGCGTAATCATGATTAAAGCTGCAATCAGTAAAGCAAAACCGGATTTACTATGAATCAGAGACTCTCTTTTCCCCATACGCTGCGTCTGAACCTGAACCGTCTGTGCCATCTCTTCCCCCATCAATTCATGTAAAATGTAGAACATATTCAATTTAGCTATTTACAAAGCATTTTCTCGGATTATAATTGAGAATGATTATCTTTGTCAATTTAAAACACATCGAAAAGGGGTTCACCATTTCATGAAATTTACAACCAGAACCATTAGCTTCGCTGCTCTAAGTCTCCTGTTACTGCTGCTTGCAGCCTGTTCGAATGCTTCAACTTCTTCCCCTGCCGAAGGAACAACTTCAACAACTAACACGACAGAAAACTCAACTCTTGCTGAGAATACAAATAAAACGACGTACCCACTCACCATTGAGAATTTCACAATCTCGGGTGAGGGCGGCGAATGGAAACCGAAAGTGCAAGTATTCGATAAAGCGCCTGAACGTGTGGTTGCGAATACCCAATCTGCGGCAGAGATGCTCATCAAGTTGGGTCTGACCGATAAAATGGTCGGTGTTGCTGCTCTATACGGTTCCGTTACACCTGATGTGGCTGATGATTTCGCCAAAATTCCGGTATTGTCCAAGGATTACGATAGGTAAAGAGCTGGTTGTAGGTGCAAGCCCGGATCTGGTACTCGGACGGGGTGACCTGTTCGCTGATGCAGACTGGGGTGTGGGTACCGTCGATGGATTGAATGACATGAATATCCGCACATTCCTGCAAACGACGAATCACAAAGGCACACTCGATAGCCTGTATAGCGATATCGCACAACTTGGTCAGATCTTCGACGTTCAAGAAAATGCTGCAACATTCACAGAAAGTCTGAAGACTCGTGTTGAAGCCATTAAGGCAAGTGTAGCCGATCAGCCTGAGCATTCTTTTGCCTACATCGTACCTGCTACGGAAGACACTATTACGGTAAGCAGCATGCAGAACGATACGTATCAGCTTGATGCACTGGGACTGTTGAAGCTGAAAAATACGTTTGATGGTGTGCAAGGTGAGGTAAGTGTTGAACAACTGATCACAGCGAACCCGGACTATCTGCTCTTGTCTGCGTACGCCGGTTCACCGGATATCGACAAGCTGATTCAAAATCTGTATGCCAATCCCGCCCTGCAAAGTATGAACGCAATCAAGAACAAACAGATCTATGTCACAGATTTCAGCCAGTTCTGGGGTTATGGATATCAAATTCTGGATGGTATTGAGAAAATGGGACAGGAAATGAAAGCTAATCCAATCAAGTAATAACTGGAGCAAAGGAGCAGGAGAAGAAATTCTCACTGCTCTTTTACTATACTGCGCATGCAATAAATCCCGGATCAAAGCTTGACATTAGTTTGATAACAAACTATATTACACTTATGAAAACAAGAGACGCTATTTCACTCATATCCAAAATTAAAGAGAAGGTCAACCGTTTCATCCTGGCCGAGATGGCTGAACAGGGAATCCAGGATCTCGCTACGTCCCATGGGGATATTATCTATGCCCTGTACAACAATCACAGGATGACCATGGCTGAAATCGCCAAAAAAATTGGCAAGGATAAATCCACGGTGACTGCACTTGTGGACAAATTGGTGCGCACAGGATACGTCGTTAAGGAGCGTGATGCAACAGATTCACGCGTTGTTCATGTCGCTTTGACTGCAAAAGGCGAAGAATTAAAGCCGGTCTTTGAAGAGATATCGCAGCGCATGCTGGACGCGTTCTATGCGAACGTTACGGAAGCGGAGAAAAAAGAACTGCTTCGAATTTTAATGAAAATTCATGGTAACTTCTAATTTTTTTTTGGAGAAATAGTTTGATATCAAACCAATATCTTGGAGGAGGTTTTAGTATGACAGATTACACAAAATTATTACCGAAACATGAGGTCAAGAAGATCGGAGAACATGATTTACACTTGGAAATATTCAAAGGACCCCCGATTTATGATGCCGAAACAGTGACCAAGAAGCCCCCACTGCTATTCCTTCACGGTGCCTACACAGGCAGCTGGATGTGGAGCAAATATATCCCCCGTTTTGTCCAGCACGGTTGGACCTGTTATGTCATGAACTTGAGAAGCCATTACATGAGTCGGGTCATGGACATGACAAAGATTACGTTTGACGATTATTTGGAGGATATTCGGGAAGTGTTAGCCGGGATCAACGAACCTCCCATTCTTATTGGCTTCAGCATGGGTGGGATTCTCAGTCAAAAGATTGCAGAAAACGCTACTCTCGCAGGCCTGGTTGTCATTGATGCCAGTATAAGCAAAGAGGTCCATGACGCCGTGCCTTATCCTGAAAAAGATCGTGAAACCGTATCGGACATCATCATGCCTGCACCTGTTCGGCAGGAACTTGCAAGCATCGATGAGACGCCGGAAGACATTGCTTTTCAGCGTAAGTATCTGCAAACGGAGTCTGCGAAGGCATTTGCTACCTTTTCAGTCCTGCGAGGAGCCGATGGAATATCCATTAATGGCGACCTGATCCATTGTCCCAGCTTGGTGATCAAGGCTGTTTCCTGTGAAGACGAAGATCAGAGAGGCCAATTAACTGCCAAGCAACTGGGCGCTGCATATGCCGGACTTTGGGATACAACCCATACGGGTTTACTGGTAGGCCAACGGTACTTGGAACCTGTCAAACTCATTCTTGAATGGTTGAACAGACAGCACCCTTTTGAATTAACGGAAAAACTCACAAAATAAAATAAATACCATGTTAAGACCTCCTTCTTACCTTTAATCCTGTATGCAAAAGTTTGTTTTTTTTAGATAAGCTTATATGCATAGTTCTGGATAGGATTAAACAATAAGAAAAGAGGTTTTAGTTCATGGCCATTAACACATCCCTCCCCAAGCAAAGGGAGCTGCCTTCCATATCTTCAGAACGCCTTCCGTGGGCGGGACTACTTGCTTTAGCCATGGCTGGCTTCATTTGCATCCTCACTGAAAGCCTGCCTGCGGGACTGCTGCCGCAAATTGCAAAAGACTTGGGGGTCACCGAATCCCTCACTGGACAGTTGGTGACTCTTTATGCCATTGGATCACTTGTTGCTGCCATTCCCTTGACTGCTGCTACACGTGGATGGAGACGCCGACCTCTTCTGCTGGTATGCATCGGTGGCTTTCTTGTCTTTAACACCGTTACCGCAATATCCTCAGATTATATCCTGACACTTGCTGCTCGTTTCATGGCCGGTGTCTCTGCCGGTGTGTTATGGGGAATGACAGCAGGTTATGCTCGTCGGATGGTCCCGGATTCGTTAAAAGGCAAGGCCATGGCCGTGGCTATGGTCGGCACACCCGTGGCGTTAGCCCTGGGTGTCCCAATTGGCAGTTTTCTCAGTTCTTATATCGGCTGGCGCCTCATCTTCGGGATTGTATCTCTTCTGACCGCAGCTTTAATCGTATGGGTTCTCTGGAAAATGCCGGATTTTGCAGGAGAACCGGCTGGGGAACGTCTTCCACTGCATAAGGTGTTTTTAATTCCCGGAGTTAGGCCCATTCTGTTTGTTGTTCTGGCCTGGATGCTGGCCCATAATATCCTTTACACCTATATTTCTCCCTACCTTGCCCAGACCGTATTTGCTAACAGAGTAGACTTGATTTTGCTCATTTTCGGTATCACTTCCATTATGGGAATTTGGTTAACCGGAATGCTCATTGACCGATTTTTGAGGAGATTAGTAATCATCAGTCTGGCAGCATTCGCTCTCGCGTCTGTCGTGATGGGAATCGGTACTCATCAACCTGTGATGATTATCTTTGGCATCATGATCTGGGGAATTACGTTTGGCGGGGCCGCGACACTGTTACAGACTGCCATCGCTCAAGCGGGAGGCAAAAGCACAGATGTCGCCCAATCGATGCTGGTTACAGCATGGAATCTGGCGATTGGCGGAGGAGGCATCATCGGGGGCATCCTTCTTGAAGTGTTTGGAGCAGGATACCTTTCTGGGGCGCTGTTTATCTTGCTCATTCCTGCGTTGCTTGTAGTTATGCGTGCTTATAAATATGGATTTACCAGAGCAAATTAACAGGAAGGCATTTTGCATGAGTTACACGCAGGAGGAAAGAGGAGTTCACTTGATGTGGACTCCTCTTCTGTTTTTCATTTTAAAGACCAGAATCTTATTCTGCCTGTGCCAACAGATTTGGTCCTTCCACGAGATTCTTATGTGCAATTGGAGAAGACATGGTGATTAAAGTCATGTAAGTACCGTACGGATCACACTTGTTCTCAAACTCCTCTAGTCCCTGAATGGTGTCTGTGAGGATTTTCAGCAAGTAGTTATACTCCCCGCTAATCCGATAACATTCCACGACTTCAGGTGACGCACGGCAGAAATCCAGGAAAGGATAACAATCCCGCGTACGAAAGAGAACATATGCTGTGCTCTGCTTGCCCAATTTGGATGGTGAGATTACGGTTCGATATTCCTCGATAACCCCCTTTTCTTCCATTCGTTTGACTCGCTCAGTAACAGCTGGTTGAGATAATCCGACTAATTTTCCTAACTCGGTCATGGATAATCTCGCCTGATTCTCCAAGTGAAACAGAATATGCTGATCTATTTCGTCCATGTAATGCACCCCTTTGAACTATAAGATATGATTAAATATTACCTTAAATATATTCGCTAATTAACCATAATACCTTTAACACCTTATGTGATACAAGATAAATCATTTATATAATATACACAGTCACAATCATTAATCAAGCATATCACCTGAAGAGAGGAAGATTGGAATGGAAAAAGAAAATAAGACAACATTGCATACTTATGTGGATGAAGCCATGGACCGCGCGATAAGCGAAAAAAGAATCGTAGGAACGGTTGTACAGGTTGCATTAGGAGGGGAACTGACATACAGCCGGGCAGCTGGTTTCGCAGACAGGGAGCAAAAACGTACCATGGCAGAAAACACTCTGTTTCGACTGGCTTCCGTAACTAAACCCATTGTGTCCACAGCAGCTCTGGCTTTGGTCTCACAAGGAAAGCTGAATCTGCATGATCCGGTGACTCGCTGGCTACCTGCATTCCGGCCCAAGCTTGCCAATGGTCAGGACACCCAAATAACAATTCAGCAATTGATGACACACACCGCTGGCTTGACCTATCGGTTTTTCCAAGAAGAGCAAGGAACCTATGAACGTGCAGGTATCTCGGATGGAATGGATTTATCTGAATTAAGTCTGGAGGAGAATCTCCAAAGGCTTGCTTCTGTTCCTCTTATATATGAGCCAGGAGACATGTGGAGGTATTCCATCGCGACAGATGTACTCGGAGCCGTTATTGAAAAGGTAACCGGAATGTCGTTAAGAGAAGCTGTTCAACTGCTGGTTACTCGTCCACTTCACATGACAGACACTGACTTTGTTGCAGTCGATTCGGATCGATTGACCGCTGCATATGCTGATGGATCTGAAGAACCGCGTCTTCTCCATAATCAATTGGAGCAGGTTCCTTTTATTGAAGGGACTGCCGGTTTCCGACTGTCACCCAATCGTGCGAATCGTACTTCTGCTTACTTGTCGGGCGGAGCGGGTATGGTTGGAAGTACCGGAGATTTTCTTACTTTACTTGAAGCATTGCGACAAGGAGGACAGCCTCTCCTTACAGAAGCCGTTGCGGCTGAGATGTCTACCAATCAAATCGGTGATCTCGTGATGCCATACTGGCCAGGCAGAGGGTTTGGCCTTGGTTTTACCGTACTTAAAGATCCTGCGGCAGCTGGTACAACGGAATCAGCGGGTACGTGGCGAATGGGTGGAACTTACGGCCATTCCTGGTTTGTTGATCCAAAAGAAGAACTTAGTGTTGCAGCATTCACCAACACGGCACTTGAAGGGATGTCAGGCCAGTATACCACCGATATTTGTGATGCCATCTACGCAGGCATTCGTGAAAGCAAAGGGGCTGCAAGAATTTAAATACGAATAACCGCCCAATATCATTGGGCGGCTTTATTTGGCGACAATGGTAACACCTACTGTCTGTTACTACTCAAATTTTTCTTTTTAAAAAGGTAAATCCCCGCAACAAGAATAAACCACACCGGCGTGACAAACAGTGCCACACGCGTATCCTCGGCCAATGCCAGTACCACCAGTACAAATGCCAAAAACGCTAGGATCAAGTAGTTAGAGAACGGATAAAGTGGCAGTTTGAAGCGGCTGCGACTCGCCAGTTCCGGCTGAGTACGACGATATCGGAGATGACAGATCACCATGATGCCCCAGACAAAGATAAAACACACGGTTGACACGCTCGTGATCAGCGTAAACACGCCCTCTGGCATGATATAGTTCAGCACAATCGCGATCAGAATAACAATCGTGGAGAAAAACAGCGCATTGGAAGGGACTTTCCTCTTGTTCAGTCTTGCAAATGATTCAGGTGCGTTGTGATCCTTTGCCATGGAGAACACCATACGGCTTGTACTGAAAATGGCACTATTACACGCTGACGCTGCGGAAGTCAGTACCACGAAGTTCACAATGCCTGCAGCAGCCGCAATACCCACAGCGGCAAACACTTGTACAAACGGACTTTCAGTCGGCACAATGGCGTTCCACGGGTAGATACTCATAATAATCAGCAGTGCGCCAACATAGAAGAGCAGTACCCGGATCGGGATCTGGTTAATTGCTCTCGGAATAACCTTCTCCGGGTTCTCCGTTTCCCCTGCTGTGAGTCCCACCAGTTCCATGCCTACAAAGGCGAACACTACCATCTGGAACGATATGATGAACCCATGCAGTCCATTCGGGAACCATCCCCCATGACTCCACAGATTGGTGAAGCTCGCTGGACCCTGATCCGTTGTAAAACCTTTGAATATCATATATAAACCAACAACAATGAGTGCAAGAATAGCCACGACTTTAATCAGGGCAAACCAGAATTCCATCTCCCCAAACAACTTGACCGTTGCCAAGTTCATGATTAGCAAAATGACTAACGCAATTAATCCCGGCACCCACTGAGGTACATTCGGAAACCAGAACTGCGTATACAATCCAACTGCCGTAATATCAGCCATGGCAATGGAGATCCAGCAGAACCAGTAGGTCCAGCCTGTAATAAATGCCGCCATATTTCCCAGGTAATCACGCACAAAATCGACAAAGGAATGATACTGCAAGTTGCTTAACAGCAGCTCCCCCAATGCACGCATGATCAGGAACAACACAACACCCGTAATAATGTAGGCCAGCAAGATGGATGGCCCTGTTAGCTGGATCGTTTTGCCTGCTCCGAGAAACAGACCTGTACCGATCGCACCTCCGATCGCCATCAACTGCACGTGCCTGTTCTTTAATCCCCTTGTTAACGTTTCTTGCTGCATGATCAACCACCACTCTCTTTCTGCACATGCTCTCTACGATGAAAAATAATATTAATCATCATATAATAATCTGCCCAGAATACATATCCCTCTTTATATATTTTTTTGCACAGCAAAAAGGATGTCCCATAAGTCATGGATATGACGGGTGACATCCTCTTTGCTGTGTTATTTTGCTTTAATCAACCTGACACACGCTATTCGCTTCCATTTGCCTAGATCTGAGATCTAACGAATCACAGAGACGCTAATTCGTCGATTTACTGGAATTTTTAGGTTCGGAACCCCTCTTATGACGAAATAGCGTTACTGAGGTTCGTTAAATCTTGCAACCGTTAATGATCTACCATTTAAGGTGCGGTAGGTTCGTTAGCAATTGTGCGAGGCGGATTCCCTTTTGAGACAGTTCCTGATTATGTACATGTTTACCATACATACCTAAGGAAATATATTAAAATATAAACCAAGCATAGAACGGAAACGAATAAAAAGGCAATCGCTAATGGTCGATCGTTTTTCCAAATTCGAATCGCATTAGCAACATTAATCATGATTAACGCAATAAAGTTGATAACACTGGAATACCATTGAAACGAGTTGAACACGATCATCATAAATCCTATGATCCAGATGAACCAAAACCAAAGTGGAATTTTCAGAAAAAGCTGCTTCATTAAGATGTACTCCTCATATATTAAATTGGTCTATGTACAAGATATTCTTCGAAGTAGATATAAATTCCTTTATTTAGGTTATAATCCCAAATAATAAATACGATTTAGACCCAATTTCAAGCATCCTCACAGTTAAAAGGGCCCCGATAAAGGCGCCCTCTGGTCTGTTTAGTAATTTCTTTGCTTATCCAATCTGTTCCGAGGATATCGATCAGTGTAATTTCATTGCCCTCTTTGTCCGTACCAATTTCAGAGAGCGCAGTGTATCAAATTTTCGATCTTCATGCATCCAGCTACAATTAATGGGTTCGGAAAGCACCATCGTTTTAACGAACAGCGCTATCTAACCAGCAACTATTTTTGCTTATAAAACTCATGATACAGCTTCATTAACGCCCGCTTCTCAATCCGTGATACATAAGAGCGTGAGATGCCCAGTTCCTTCGCAATTTCGCGTTGAGTTCGTTCTTCCCCGCCCGCTTCCAGGCCAAATCGACCGATTACAACTTCCTTCTCCCGATCATCCAGGATGTCGAGATTGCGATAAATTTTGCTTTTTTCAATCTTGAGCTGTACCCGATCTACAACATCATCAGCTTCTGTGCCAAGGATATCGATTAATGTAATTTCATTGCCTTCTTTGTCCGTACCGATAGGGTCGTGCAGGGATACATCTTTGCGTGTTTTCTTCAGGGAACGGAGATGCATCAAAATTTCGTTTTCAATACATCTCGCCGCAAATGTGGCCAGCTTCGTGCCTTTGCCTTGTTGAAAACTTTCGATGGCTTTGATCAAACCAATGGTTCCGATGGAAATCAGGTCTTCCTGATCTTCACCCGTATTGTCGAACTTCTTGACGATATGCGCGACGAGGCGCAGATTGTGTTCAATGAGCAGATTGCGAGAGTGGGCATTGCCTTCAGCCATAAGGCGTAAATGTTTGGCTTCATCACCCTCAGCCAGTGGCTGGGGGAACGCATTATTTTTGACATACGAGACGAGTAACGTTAACTCTTTAATGAATAGAGCAATTGCGGTAAACAATCCGGGCACAGATGACACCTCCTGCAGTTTTACAACGATCTGGCCTGAGCACATGTGGGAACAGGGTCGATCTATTGTATGTAGGCAGAGGCCCAGAAGTGCACGTACACTTGAAAAAGGTGAAGCTTCTGTAGTTATTTCACAGGCTCACAGAGACAATGGAGCCCACCCGCTGAAGCAGGAGAAATT
Coding sequences:
- a CDS encoding ABC transporter substrate-binding protein; its protein translation is MISPKFRYCPRITIGKELVVGASPDLVLGRGDLFADADWGVGTVDGLNDMNIRTFLQTTNHKGTLDSLYSDIAQLGQIFDVQENAATFTESLKTRVEAIKASVADQPEHSFAYIVPATEDTITVSSMQNDTYQLDALGLLKLKNTFDGVQGEVSVEQLITANPDYLLLSAYAGSPDIDKLIQNLYANPALQSMNAIKNKQIYVTDFSQFWGYGYQILDGIEKMGQEMKANPIK
- a CDS encoding ABC transporter ATP-binding protein → MKLNVENVSISVLNTDIIKDISLQVDGKQFVGLIGPNGCGKSTLLKSIYKVIKPQQGKVFLDHTDILKSSPKVVSRHMGVVGQFNELSFDFTVREMVMMGRTPHKKMLETDNERDHEIVEQALEKVHLTGHADRNYVSLSGGEKQRVVLARVLAQQPQFLILDEPTNHLDIKYQLQILNIVRGLGIGILAALHDLELAAEYCDYLYVVKKGQIVVHGKPADILTREMIGEVFDVDCEIYKNPVTGGLGIAYLSTR
- a CDS encoding MFS transporter, with the translated sequence MAINTSLPKQRELPSISSERLPWAGLLALAMAGFICILTESLPAGLLPQIAKDLGVTESLTGQLVTLYAIGSLVAAIPLTAATRGWRRRPLLLVCIGGFLVFNTVTAISSDYILTLAARFMAGVSAGVLWGMTAGYARRMVPDSLKGKAMAVAMVGTPVALALGVPIGSFLSSYIGWRLIFGIVSLLTAALIVWVLWKMPDFAGEPAGERLPLHKVFLIPGVRPILFVVLAWMLAHNILYTYISPYLAQTVFANRVDLILLIFGITSIMGIWLTGMLIDRFLRRLVIISLAAFALASVVMGIGTHQPVMIIFGIMIWGITFGGAATLLQTAIAQAGGKSTDVAQSMLVTAWNLAIGGGGIIGGILLEVFGAGYLSGALFILLIPALLVVMRAYKYGFTRAN
- a CDS encoding alpha/beta fold hydrolase, with amino-acid sequence MTDYTKLLPKHEVKKIGEHDLHLEIFKGPPIYDAETVTKKPPLLFLHGAYTGSWMWSKYIPRFVQHGWTCYVMNLRSHYMSRVMDMTKITFDDYLEDIREVLAGINEPPILIGFSMGGILSQKIAENATLAGLVVIDASISKEVHDAVPYPEKDRETVSDIIMPAPVRQELASIDETPEDIAFQRKYLQTESAKAFATFSVLRGADGISINGDLIHCPSLVIKAVSCEDEDQRGQLTAKQLGAAYAGLWDTTHTGLLVGQRYLEPVKLILEWLNRQHPFELTEKLTK
- a CDS encoding serine hydrolase domain-containing protein, whose translation is MEKENKTTLHTYVDEAMDRAISEKRIVGTVVQVALGGELTYSRAAGFADREQKRTMAENTLFRLASVTKPIVSTAALALVSQGKLNLHDPVTRWLPAFRPKLANGQDTQITIQQLMTHTAGLTYRFFQEEQGTYERAGISDGMDLSELSLEENLQRLASVPLIYEPGDMWRYSIATDVLGAVIEKVTGMSLREAVQLLVTRPLHMTDTDFVAVDSDRLTAAYADGSEEPRLLHNQLEQVPFIEGTAGFRLSPNRANRTSAYLSGGAGMVGSTGDFLTLLEALRQGGQPLLTEAVAAEMSTNQIGDLVMPYWPGRGFGLGFTVLKDPAAAGTTESAGTWRMGGTYGHSWFVDPKEELSVAAFTNTALEGMSGQYTTDICDAIYAGIRESKGAARI
- a CDS encoding DUF421 domain-containing protein gives rise to the protein MDWIWKSVLLVLIGMILLRIAGRKSISQMSVATTVIMISIGTTIVQPIANHELGKAIGSASVFILTLLVVEQLQLKFNIFERLMSGSSKIVVEDGKVIIPNLKRMRYTMDQLEMHMRQNGITSVDDLETATVEPNGQLGYVLKRHARPVTIGDLEEILRSYAITGSNPATGEHPQQDNSSKPSTHSDNSTDIFQEVSKGAHAHPVDPKLQ
- a CDS encoding Lrp/AsnC family transcriptional regulator, which codes for MDEIDQHILFHLENQARLSMTELGKLVGLSQPAVTERVKRMEEKGVIEEYRTVISPSKLGKQSTAYVLFRTRDCYPFLDFCRASPEVVECYRISGEYNYLLKILTDTIQGLEEFENKCDPYGTYMTLITMSSPIAHKNLVEGPNLLAQAE
- a CDS encoding MarR family winged helix-turn-helix transcriptional regulator, whose translation is MKTRDAISLISKIKEKVNRFILAEMAEQGIQDLATSHGDIIYALYNNHRMTMAEIAKKIGKDKSTVTALVDKLVRTGYVVKERDATDSRVVHVALTAKGEELKPVFEEISQRMLDAFYANVTEAEKKELLRILMKIHGNF
- a CDS encoding amino acid permease, encoding MQQETLTRGLKNRHVQLMAIGGAIGTGLFLGAGKTIQLTGPSILLAYIITGVVLFLIMRALGELLLSNLQYHSFVDFVRDYLGNMAAFITGWTYWFCWISIAMADITAVGLYTQFWFPNVPQWVPGLIALVILLIMNLATVKLFGEMEFWFALIKVVAILALIVVGLYMIFKGFTTDQGPASFTNLWSHGGWFPNGLHGFIISFQMVVFAFVGMELVGLTAGETENPEKVIPRAINQIPIRVLLFYVGALLIIMSIYPWNAIVPTESPFVQVFAAVGIAAAAGIVNFVVLTSAASACNSAIFSTSRMVFSMAKDHNAPESFARLNKRKVPSNALFFSTIVILIAIVLNYIMPEGVFTLITSVSTVCFIFVWGIMVICHLRYRRTQPELASRSRFKLPLYPFSNYLILAFLAFVLVVLALAEDTRVALFVTPVWFILVAGIYLFKKKNLSSNRQ
- the sigK gene encoding RNA polymerase sporulation sigma factor SigK, yielding MPGLFTAIALFIKELTLLVSYVKNNAFPQPLAEGDEAKHLRLMAEGNAHSRNLLIEHNLRLVAHIVKKFDNTGEDQEDLISIGTIGLIKAIESFQQGKGTKLATFAARCIENEILMHLRSLKKTRKDVSLHDPIGTDKEGNEITLIDILGTEADDVVDRVQLKIEKSKIYRNLDILDDREKEVVIGRFGLEAGGEERTQREIAKELGISRSYVSRIEKRALMKLYHEFYKQK
- a CDS encoding FecCD family ABC transporter permease codes for the protein MGKRESLIHSKSGFALLIAALIMITLISVGIAVSIGQVRIPLAESYRILLYKLTGFQWGTTPIEAGSFTDIIWQIRFPRVLMAMFIGSGLALCGTVMQAAVQNPLADPYILGISSGASLGATFAILIGFGAIGWLGQTGVAFWAFAGAMGASLLVLTLAGIRGKMTSVKLVLAGMVINALCSAFSNFIIYFANNAEGIKTVTFWTMGSLASSGWNKLPLVGIVVLVAILFFLLQSRVLNTMLLGDEAAVTLGINLSVYRRVYMLLTALVTGVMVASCGMIGFVGLIIPHIVRGLVGSDHRKVMPVSVLFGAIFLIWTDVIARSLISSVELPIGIITAMIGAPMFMYMLVKKGYGFGGN